AGCTATATGCCTTTTATTACTCAAGTGCTCTGATTTTCCAGTAAAATGATTAGGGAGGGTCTCAGAGATGTATTGAAGGAAAAAGTAAACATCATCATTCAAAACTGATAATATTGGCTTATCTTCAAGTATAAAGGCAAGGGCATTTGTTTTTGGATTAAGTGGGCCGCCTTAATCAGACAATTGGATTGTAGGGTTCTCACTAAAAATACCTTTCTGTCCCACAAGAGCTAAGACTAGGCTGTACGGTCACACCGAGTCTTCAAGGAAACTTGATGACTGTCTTACTGCAGTTTGGATGAAGTTCTGTGGTTTGAAATCACGCCAGTCCGCATTACTCCAATCTGAATGTTTTATTGATGAAAACCACTCAGCCTGGGAGGATTGTCTGACCAACTGAAGAAACCATGGGACAGTCACAAAGTGATGGGGAAACAGGGGTGCATTTGGGGCAGATACAGCGACTGTACAAGAAATTTGTCAGTGAATGTCCCAGTGGAAATCTGCATTTGCATGAATTTAGAAAGATATTTGGAATCAGTGCTCAGTCACTGACGGAAGAATCTGCATATATGGACAGCGTATTCCATTCTTTTGACACAAATGAGGTATGGTCTTTAATAGCTGTAGTGGGTGCCTTTAGCTGTGATGTGTGATTCTTGGTATCCTCAGGGATTTGACTCTTAAAAAGTGTCACAGattgtgaaatgtgaatgtgaacatTCATGGAATGTGAATGTTTAACTGTTTATTGCTCTCTATGTATATCtatgtataatttattatttaattactaGTATTTCCCTCCAAAAAAGTCATACAGTATTAGTCATATACTTAATCATATTCTAGTCTGTTGAAATCAGGATGtataaaaacaatttgattTATAGCATGTTACTTCTCATTTTCTGTAACATCTGGGTTTGCATCTATTAAAAGAGgattttataataatttggTCCGTAACACTCCATACTGAAATGAGTCCAATATTCCTTCATaagaaaagaaattaattgtCTGAACACAGCATCTGATTTATTGTACATTTCCAGGATGACACAGTAGACTTTGTGGAGTATGTGGCAGCGGTGCACCTTGTTCTTCGCGGAAAGCTTGAGGATAAGCTAAAATGGTCTTTCAAGGTCTATGACAGGGATGGGGATGGACAGCTGGAGAAACATGAAGTGAGACACCTAATTAAGGTCAATAAAGCTCCTAATAAACTCAATACTATACCTCAATAGATGCTTACTGTACggattaattcatttatttatttgtagaaTAGACGTAATGTACAAATGATGTGCttttatactttaaaaatatatattgtgaaaaacatgtttgtgaaCTGCCACATTGAATTGTAccatgaaatttaaaaagtaatcgAAAGATCTGAGGTAATATTACTATGGAGCCCTGAAAGTTCTGAAAATTGTATGTTTATCTTGTATCATATTGATCTAATGAACCTTAAGTGGTTCAGTAACAAATTATGTGTGGAGGCAATGCTGCCTGTCAGCTTAGTCTATGTTAGCCTATAGCCCGCATCAGTTAGCACACAAAGGGCCAGatttacatatataaaacaCGCAGTGCAAATTGTGGCCTGATGAGGGTATGTTGGTGAATTTGCAGTCTGGGACTGTGGGACTGCCTACTAATCGCATATTGCATGTGAAGCACGGCTTAAAtggcacagttaaaaaaaaatccagtttagTGCATTGAATATCTTTACTGGATGTGGGTGAAATTGATGCGTGTTCTGGTGCAACGTAAAAGCATATCCAGCGCTACGGACAGCACAAGACAAATTGCAGACAGGGATATTCCAGCTGTGGTGGCAACTGTTGATTGAGTTAATTAAGGTGCGATATAGTGTAATGTGGCAAGGAGCTTGACTATTGTCGGGATGGAATGGGAACAATGTGTGAGAGGTTCTaagtcatcttttatttctttctggaGAGTAATCATATCTATGGCtaggtgtttgtcacagaagtcgcAGGCGTCAAGGATTCcatgatttttatgttttggcaGTTCTCTGCTTTTAGTGCTTTCCGTGattatttgccatttttggATTATAACCACAACACAGCCTGCCTTCAGTTATTGTATTCAAATGTTCAACAGCCCTTGTCAACTGTCTTGATGCTGCTTGCTCCTTCTTCTGTAGCTACGGTAATGTAACTTATTAGTGGCAACAGACACCCAGCCTTAATTATTGCATGGCTGTTTAATCTGCACTGTTTGATGATTTCTTGCTAGGGGatttgaaataatgtttttgttgccTATACCTGCATCTCCATCTTTCTTGCTCCTTGATTTACACCTGCTCTTTAGAAGTGGGGAAATTTTTAGGCAGAAATCGACCCTCGTTAATTGAGAAAACTTTAGTCATTTCATTCCAAACTTATATCTTTGCCCATTATTTGCACAGTCCCCCCTGAAATGCATATATGCATTAAGGAGAGATGCGCACCTTGCAATGACTCATGCAGATTATATGCATACTGTGCTTCCAGCCCCATGAGCCCGTTTGATACATAACACGCATGTTTCTGGGCAGAATTTGCCATATCTGCCTGAAACTAATCGCAAAAGGTTGGTATATCTGGTCCACTATGTTTTCCCCATGCATTGTCACCCACataacattttatgaatttctGCTCCTTTGATTAGTCTTACATCCATTATAGAGATAGCGTGTGTTTACAGAAATATGACTTACCTAATTTAACTAACCACCTCCAACTTTCAGCTACATATTTCCAAGGATGTTCATttacattattaaattatttcatgtgaGCACTTCATTAACTTGTTACCTCAACCTATGGATCCTTTTCCCACAACATGTGGATCTTGTTCCCACATGATTGTTCACACAACATATGATCTTGTTCGACTAAGGTAGCATCTTGTTCccacaagataaaaaataaaaatttccagAACTTTCAGAATGGGCTCAGTAATATATTTCATAGTTACCCTAAAATTGTATTCAAGTACAGCTGTATTTACTTCATACAAATGCTGAATGTACTTGCATAGAAAAGTCAAATTACACCAGTACTGAAACATCTGCCTCTGAACCGTGTTGCTTTGTGGGCTAGTTTTTGGCATCTGTTTGGCCACACAGCCCCTCCACAATAGCAATAGcacttgtttttattcttgtgACTTTGTGAGCATAAAATTCATTAGAGCTCTTatgcagaaagaaaatgtataatacaTCAGGGCTGGTCTCAGAACTTCATATGACtgactttgttttatttccttggTGTCTGTAGACAATTTATGCAATCAGGAAGCACAGTGGTCAAACGAAAAGTGATGACCTCTCACCAGACCAAATATGCAACCGAATTTTTGAGCTTGTcgacaaaaacaaagatggtAAGTCACTGACAGGGCTGACCAACATTGTTCAAGATgagccaagtgcagttttatttattattctgcaATGTTTTGCCTGGTTCAGATTTATTTGAAGTAGAAGGAAAAAGAATGTTAGCATGGCTGGCTGGGAGTGGCAGGTGAGCATGAGGGCACACTCTGTGGAAGGCAGGGGTGTGTGTAGCATTGCAGTCCACCAGAATGGCGGCCTTCACACTCTGCTAAAGGTGAATTCATCTTTAGTCAGTGGTTAGCACAATATGGTTGTTGGTAGTCTTGTGTTGTACTGGAGCTATTATTTGGAATCAGAATGGGGCGGATCCAGCCCTCAAGTAGCCTACTTGTGTTTGGGAT
This region of Anguilla anguilla isolate fAngAng1 chromosome 5, fAngAng1.pri, whole genome shotgun sequence genomic DNA includes:
- the LOC118228295 gene encoding guanylyl cyclase-activating protein 2-like is translated as MGQSQSDGETGVHLGQIQRLYKKFVSECPSGNLHLHEFRKIFGISAQSLTEESAYMDSVFHSFDTNEDDTVDFVEYVAAVHLVLRGKLEDKLKWSFKVYDRDGDGQLEKHEVRHLIKTIYAIRKHSGQTKSDDLSPDQICNRIFELVDKNKDGHISLDEFMEGAQKDEWVMNHLKLDVQPTGWFIEQQSKIF